From the genome of Zalophus californianus isolate mZalCal1 chromosome 6, mZalCal1.pri.v2, whole genome shotgun sequence, one region includes:
- the BAG5 gene encoding BAG family molecular chaperone regulator 5 has protein sequence MDMGNQHPSISRLQEIQKEVKSIEQQVIGFSGLSDDKNYKKLERFLTKQLFEIDSVDTEGKGDIQQARKRAAQETERLLKELEQNANHPHRIEIQNIFKEAQSLVKEKIVPFYSGGNCVTDEFEEGIQDIILRLTHVKTGGKISLRKARYHTLTKICAVQEIIEDCVKKQPSLPLSEDVHPSVAKINSVMCEVNKARGTLIALLMGVNSNETCRHLSCVLSGLIADLDALDVCGRTEIRNYRREVVEDINKLLKYLDLEEEADTTYAFDLGQNHSILKIEKVLKRMREIKNELLQAQNPPELYLSSKTELQGLIGQLDEISLEKNPCIREARRRAVIEVQTLITYIDLKEALEKRKAFACEEHPSHKAVWNILGNLAEIQGEVLSFDGNRTDKNYIRLEELLTKQLLALDAVDPQGEEKCKAARKQAVKLAQNILSYLDLKSDEWEY, from the coding sequence ATGGATATGGGAAACCAACATCCTTCTATCAGTAGGCTTCAGGAAATCCAAAAGGAAGTAAAAAGTATAGAACAGCAAGTAATTGGCTTCAGTGGTCTGTCAGATGACAAGAATTACAAGAAACTGGAGAGGTTTCTAACAAAACAACTCTTTGAAATAGACTCTGTAGATACTGAAGGAAAAGGAGATATTCAGCAAGCGAGGAAGAGGGCGGCACAAGAGACAGAGCGTCTTCTCAAAGAGTTGGAGCAGAATGCAAACCACCCACACCGGATCGAAATACAGAATATCTTTAAAGAAGCCCAGTCCCTGGTGAAAGAGAAGATTGTGCCATTTTATAGTGGGGGCAACTGTGTAACTGATGAATTTGAAGAAGGCATCCAGGATATCATCCTGAGGCTGACACATGTCAAAACCGGAGGGAAGATCTCCTTGCGGAAAGCGAGGTATCACACTTTAACCAAAATCTGTGCGGTGCAAGAGATCATTGAAGACTGCGTGAAAAAGCAGCCTTCTCTGCCACTCTCCGAGGATGTGCATCCTTCAGTTGCCAAAATCAACTCGGTGATGTGTGAGGTGAACAAGGCCAGGGGCACTCTGATTGCACTTCTGATGGGAGTGAATAGTAATGAGACTTGCAGGCACTTATCCTGTGTGCTCTCGGGCCTGATTGCGGATCTGGATGCTCTGGATGTGTGCGGGCGTACGGAAATCAGAAATTACCGGCGGGAGGTTGTGGAAGATATCAacaaattattgaaatatttggATTTGGAAGAGGAAGCAGATACTACTTATGCATTTGACCTGGGACAGAatcattccattttaaagatagaaaaggtcctcaagagaatgagagaaataaaaaatgaacttctTCAAGCACAAAACCCTCCTGAATTATACCTGAGCTCCAAAACAGAATTGCAGGGTCTGATTGGACAGTTGGATGAGATCAGTCTCGAGAAGAACCCTTGCATCCGGGAAGCTCGGAGAAGAGCGGTGATTGAGGTGCAAACCCTGATAACCTACATCGACTTGAAGGAGGCCCTGGAGAAGAGGAAGGCATTTGCTTGTGAGGAGCACCCGTCCCATAAAGCGGTCTGGAACATCCTTGGAAACTTGGCCGAGATCCAGGGCGAAGTTCTTTCATTTGATGGGAACCGAACTGATAAGAACTACATCAGGCTGGAAGAGCTGCTCACCAAGCAGCTGCTAGCCCTGGACGCCGTCGACCC